The segment AAAGTTTGGTAGCAATCACCCGTTGTAACTAAGTTTACTTTAGTTACTGCCCCCCCTGTTACAACACCTGTAGCTCTTGGATCTTCATTCAGGTATGGCCTGCCGGCAATGGTTTGTGTGCGTAAGTTTCTCGTTCCCCCAACAAATGTAATGGGAGGTGTAGTGCCTGCTCTGTAACCAGACCCTCCGGTTAAAACAGTTACAGAAGCGATTCCTCTTGAATTTTTTGTTTCTCCATACCCTCTTCTTCTCACTAAATTGATAGCATCTACCGGACTAATTCCTGCAATGGTACCAATTGAAGAAGGTCCATTAGCAATACCCTCAGCTTCTGCAAACATCAGCAATACATCTGCATACCTCAACAAAGGAAAACATTGGGAGGATACGAGTCCTGCAGTGGTTGTAATGGGTTCATAATACCTTCTCCATTTGCCGGGCTCTCTGTTCCATTTGGAATCGGCTGCTGCAAAATAGGTCATTGGATTGGGAGTAGTTGCTGAAGAATTACCGTACCAAAATGGGGCAATATTCCAGTCTCTCCGTAAATCACCTGATGCATAAGTATAGTATGCCCTGGGATTGGTTCGTTCCCATCCTGAAACAGTTGCCAATAGCCCACTGGTGGCAGTAATGCCAACCCTTGGTACCCATTGTTCACGCAATGTCGCATCAGTTAAACCAGTGATGGCCGATATCTGCCACATCGTTTCCCTGTTTACATTATCATAAACATTGGAAGAATGATTGATGAAAACCTGCTGATAATCCGGAGTAAGTTTATGTAAGCCGGAAGCAATTACCTTCTGTGCCCAGGCTGATGCCTCCGCATACCTCTTTGTATCATTAACAGGCGCACCGGCAGCAAATAAACACACTCTTGCAAGTATACCTTGCACTACGGTTTGCGTAACCCTTTCATTATAGGAAACTTTCGAAGCAGTTCTTGAGGATAAAAGATTTTCTGCTTCCGTCATTTCTGCAATTACATAATCATACACTTCTTTTGACTTTGTAAAAGCAATCTGCGCATCAGCCAAAGACTTTGTGGAGCTTTTTCTTAAAGGAATATCACCGAACCATTGAGTAGCAAGAAATAAATAATGCGCTCTTAAAAATTTAGCCTCTCCTATATAGGCATCCTTTTCGTCTTTAGAAAGTGTTGTACTGTTGTCAATATTTTCGAGAAAGATATTAGCCCTTTCTATACCACCAAAAAATATACCCCACCAACCTCTCACATAGGAAGAAGCACTTGTTGAATTGTAGTGCGTAGGATAATCATTGTTGCTTACCCTTTGGTTTGATGTGGATTCATCGGTACCTAAATAAGCATGTCTTGCCCTTTCATTTAAACCCTCCTGGTAAAAAGGATATCCACTAAACAGGGGGTCATAGATACCATTAATAGCGAGATCAATTTCCTGTTTGTTTCGAAAGAAATTGGATGAAGTTGGAAAGCCAGGCTCGGTTTCCAGTAACTTCTTACATGATACGTTTGTCAATGAGACAAGCAAAATGAGTATGTGAATATTCTTCATGACAGTAGATTAAAAAGTAATGTTTATACCAAATGTTACGGTAGTAGCGTATGGATACGCAGAAAAATCATAAGCAGGAAACAGTCCTGTACCCAATGTATTTATTTCAGGATCGGTTCCTGTATACTTTGTAAGGATGAACAGGTTTTGTCCTGATGCATTCACCGAAACAGATTTCATTCCTAATTTCTTTGCCGCCTTTGCGGAAATGGTATAGGAAATCTGTGCTGTTTTCAACCGGATGAAAGACGCATCTTCAATAATTCTTGAGCTACTTACATTAATTGAATTAGCTCTTACCCGTGGTGCATAGTTGCTGGGATTTGTGGGAGTCCACCGATCATTATAACTGGCAAACTGATTCTGCGAAATTGTTGACCCGCTTTCAAGATAAAAGCGATTCATGTTCATTGCCTGGTTACCGTATGAAAAATTGAAGAATAAGGTTAAACTGATATTCTTATACCGGATATTATTATTAAACCCACCATAGAACTTTGGAAGTGCCCTGCCAATGATACCCTGATCGTTATCATCAATTACACCATCATTGTTAATGTCTTTATACTTAGGATCACCAGGCATAACTGTAGTTCTTGTAGCACCAAGCAATCCGCCATTGGGAGCTTTTACATCATCTTTTAAAGCATATACTCCGTTGGGTAATTTATCAAAGTCTGCATATTGATAAACACCAACATAAGTGAATCCATAAAACTGTCCGATAGATTGTCCAACCTGTGTGATGTAGTTCGGAAATGTATATTTAGTTTCTGCAGCATTAATCAAATTCTGTGCACCGTCCGCCAACTCCAACAATTTGTTATTATTAAAGGAAATATTAAAACTATTGTTCCAGCTAAAATTTTTCTTATTTAAAACTTCTGTGTTAAGAGTGATTTCAAATCCGGTATTTTGAATCTTACCAACATTGATGAGTCCGCTGGTATAACCACTGCTGATCGGGAAAGAAGCATTTAAAAGTAAATCACGGGTTTTCTTTTTATAGTAATCCAGTTCTATTCCCAAACGTCCTTTAAATGTTGAAAATTCCAGGCCGGCATCAAATTGTGATGTCGTTTCCCATTTCAAATCTTTATTACCCAAACGCTGTATATAATAGCCGTTTAAGTATTGGTTGTTGACTACCACTCCCGATACATTGCTGAAGCCGATAGGTGACAAATAAGGAAAATCTGAAATCCGGTTGTTGCCCGTTAATCCGTAGTTCACCCTTGCTTTTAAATCCTTAATAAAATTCACGCCTTGCATGAATTTTTCCTCATCAACTCTCCATGCAATTCCTCCCGATGGAAAATAGCCCCACTTCTTTCCTTCTGCGAATTTGGATGAGCCATCAGCTCTGAAGCTTCCCTTTAAAATATATCTGCCAAATAGTTTATAATCTGCTGTCGTTCCAAATCCCAATAAATTAGCATCGGAGTAGCCTTGTTGAAAAACAGGCTGAATAACGCCGGAGGTAAGCCCACGGATTCCCAAGCCTGAATTCACAACCTGGTTTGCAGTAATAGATGTGTTGTGCGTGCGCCTCCATTGTTGCGATGCCAATGCGGTAACACTGAATGATGATTTTTTACGTAATGATTTTGTGTAGGTAAGAATATTATCAAGTGTAAAATTGTTCGTTTGCGTGTTGGCAAGGGATCCATTGGGTCCTAATGTAGTTGACCTGCCTGAATTGGTAAATTCATTATCAAATTGTTCATTTCTGCCGTTAGCAATTGAAACACCTGCATTCAAACGATATTTAATTTGTTTTGTGATATCATAATTGAAAACAATACTTGAAAAAAAGGTATTCGTAAATCGTGCGTTATATTGATTTTTCAATGAAATAAGTGGGTTGATCACCAATTGCGGATTACTACCTGCGCCGGGTTCATCATCAAACAATGCTTCGTCCAGGCCACTGCTGTCAAAATTGATAGTGGTGGGTCTGTATATCCACGCTCTGTACAGTAAATTATTACGGGGATCATTCGCCAGAGAACTCATCGACTCCTGGTTTCTCGGGAAAGTGCCATAAGACTTCGTGTGTGAATAATTAATATTAGCAGTGATTTTCATTTTATTTGTAAGCCGCTGATCCAGGTTAAGTCTGCCCTGGTACCTGGTAAAGCCTGAGTTTACCAACAGACCTTTTTGATTTGTATAACCTCCGGAAACAAGATACTTTGTTGATTTACCATCACCTCCATCTACAGAAAAGAAATGATTATGAAAAGGAGCATCCTGAAAAATCAAATCCTGAAAATCTAACGATTTGGCACGTGCGTAATCTTTTGCTGAATAAACAGGTCTTGCCGGATCTACTGGCAAACCGGTTATACTGTTCTTGTTGAAATATTTTTCGTTGGTAAAAACAGAATCTATTTCAAACTGAAGATTGATGAATTCCTCTGCATTCATCAAATCGAATTTTTTGTTTGTGCGGCTGACACCAAAAAAACTCCTGTAAGAAAATACAGCCTTTTTACCACTCCCCTGTTTCGTATTAATAATTACAACACCATTGGCAGCTCTGGATCCATATATTGCAGTAGAAGATGCATCTTTCAGAACAGTAATTGATTCTATTTCGTTAGGATTAAGATTATTGTTGTTAGGATCTTCTACTGCCAAACCATCAATAATGTATAACGGTGCATTTGAGTTATTAATAGAGCTGGCTCCTCTTATTACGATGTTGAAATTATCTCCCGGCTGTCCATCACGTGCCTGTACCTGTACACCTGCGATTCGACCACCTAAAGCTTCTTCGAATGAACGCACAGGTGCTTTTTGAATTTCCTTTACACTTACCGTACCAATTGAACCCGTTAAATCTTTTCGCTTTTGTACATTACCATAACCAAGATCAACTGAAACCACAACTTCTGACAACTCGTTGACAGATTCCTTCATTTTTACATTCAGAACAACAGTGTTTGAAACACGGATTTCCTGCAGTTCATATCCAACGGAACTAAACACTAAAACTGCACTTTTCGCAGGAACTTTAATCGAAAAATTTCCGTCGGCATTAGTGCTTGTAGCTCTCCTTGTACCTTTCAATGTTACTGTAACATCGGGCAATGGATTATTTCCATCTTCTGCCGTAACTGTTCCATTGACAACAACTGAATCTGCAGTAAAGGAATGATTCAATGATAAAAATTCAGTGCTCGCTGCATTTGATTTTGTTTTACCTGCAAAAGCAATACTTTGAATTACCAGCATTAAAATGAGAACCGGTAACATTCTGAAAACAGTAACAGCATTGCTAAAAGAGATGCATTTTTTGGAGTAGAGATTGTAAGGGCTCATTGCATTCATAATTTACATTTTGCACATAGATTTTTATGTGCGAAGATTTTATTAGAAAATTCGGCAGATGATTTCATAGGTAATTCCTGATCAGGATAGAAGAAAATGTAATTACTTAAGTATAGTATTGATAGACCGGTCTAATAATACACCCGGACGATGAATCATGTAAACTGCAAACATCAGTTCCGTTTTACTTAATCACATTAACACTTATATCACAGGAAAACATCAACTGTGTTGAAACGAATCCAATACCTTTTGAGGTATTTCTTTACCATCCGGAAGGGGTTCCGGCAGACCGGGGAAATGGAGAATTTTGGAATGACTGTGCGAAACAAGCATTTCGCTGGTTGGCGTTTTCTCAATATTCAGCATTATTGAGAAAAGCCTTTGTTTGGAAATAAGCATAGCAATCAATTTAGAATTTAAAAGTCATGCAAAAAAACTATTTGACCAACCCGTACTGTCTGTTGTTAAAGAACATTTTATCGACGATTAAACAAAAAAAAACAATAACAGAAAAGACTATTGTCAACTAAAAAATTACAATTCACTATTTTTTTTACTATGATTAAATTTAAAAAATAGTTCCAACTGATTCTAATAAGTCCCGTTACTTTGATTGTCTTTTTTAATGACGCCATCAAATTAAAAAAAACATTGAACGTATCACTTGTTTAATATGGAATTGACCGTTTTGTCCCCTGATATTGAAACAATATATCTCTAGTTTGTACAGCTTTTCAAAAAGGTTGCAACATTTTAAACATCGATGCCCAAAAAAGAATAATGAATAAAAACAAAGACAAAATAAAATATACCAGCATCTGCTATCAATAATGAATATGAATAGTTTACTTTTTATATCCCGATTTATAAAGAAAAGAGTTAGCAAATTACCTGTTCTGGCGGTCATTTTAATATTGTGTATCGATTCTCTTTCTGCACAAACATTAGAAAAGGGTTTCATAAATCCGCCCGACTCCATTCAAACAAGTGTCTACTGGTATTGGATATCAGACAATATTTCAAAAGAAGGTGTTATAAAAGATTTGCATGCAATGAAAGCTGCCGGTATTAACCGTGCATTTATTGGCAACATTGGATTAGAAAATGTTCCTTATGGTAAAGTAAAAATGTTGAGTGATGAGTGGTGGGAAATTCTGCATGTAGCGCTGAAAACCGCTACTGCATTAAACATCGACATTGGGATTTTCAACTCACCGGGCTGGAGCCAATCAGGTGGCCCATGGATAAAACCGAAGGAAGCTATGCGCTACCTTACTTCATCTTCTATGCGTGTAAAAGGTCCGGTTCACTTTTCTAAAAAACTGGAAAAGCCAGCTGAACATTTTGAGGATGTAAAACTCATTGCATACCCTGTTTCAAAAAATGACAACTTGCAATTGAACAGCACCAATTGTTCCATACGTTCCTTTCCCTCAACATCAAACTTAGTAAACCTGATTGATGGCAATAAAAAAACCGGTATAGTTTTTCCGTCAGGCAAATCCTTTACGTTGCAGCTTGATACAAAGACCCCATTTACCGCACGCAGCATCTCTATCAGCACAACTGAAAAATTAATGTTTGCAAAAGCAAAACTGCAAGAAAAAAATGCGAAAGGACAATATCAAACGATCAGAGAATTTGATATCAACCGTTCTAATGCTTCACTCAATGTTGGTTTTGATCCTTATGCTCCGATCGTAATTTCTTTTCGGGCTGCAACAGCAAGTTCATTCAGGTTGATCATTGAAGATGCGATTGCCGGGAACGGTCTTGCTGAAGTTACATTATCATCTGCACCACTTGTGGAACGATACAGTGAAAAAACATTCGCTAAAATGCATCCTACTCCATTGCCTTCATGGAACGATTACAAATGGCCGATGCAAACTGAAATTGATGATAAGGCAACAGCAACTGATCCATCAAAAGTACTTGACATTTCAAAATACCTTTCCGCAGATGGAACACTTACATGGAATGTACCTGCAGGTGAATGGATGATCATGCGATCGGGTATGACAGCAACAGGAGTTGTGAATGGACCTGCATCGCCTGAAGCTACCGGTCTTGAAGTAGACAAGATGAGCAGGCAGCATGTAGAGAAACATTTTGATGCTTTTATTGGTGAAGTGTTAAAACGTATTCCCGAAAAAGACAGAACTTGTTTTAAGGTAGTAGTGCAGGATAGTTACGAGATGGGCGGACAAAATTTTACAGATGATTTTCTTGCCGAATTTAAAAAGCGATATGGATATGATGCCCTTCCCTACTTACCTGTTTACCAGGGAAAAGTTGTAAAAGATCAATTGAGCTCTGATCGTTTTCTTTGGGACATGCGGCGCATGGTTGCCGATAAAGTGGCTTATGATTATGTTGGAGGATTAAGAGATGTAAGTCATAAACATGGATTAACGACCTGGCTGGAAAACTATGGCCACTGGGGATTTCCCAGTGAATTTTTAATGTATGGCGGACAATCGGATGAAATAGCGGGTGAGTTTTGGAGTGAAGGTGAATTAGGAAACATTGAAAACAGAGCTGCTTCATCTTGTGGACATATTTATGGTAAAACAAAAATCTCTGCAGAGTCGAATACGTTTGCTGGTGATCCTTTCAGTCGTTACCCTGCCAGCATGAAACAACGTGGCGATCGCTTCTTTGCAGAAGGCATCAACAATACATTATTACATGTGTATATAACCCAACCATATGAAGAAAAAAATCCCGGCATGAATGCATGGTTTGGCAATGAGTTCAATAGAAAAAATACATGGTTTTCGCAAATGGATGTTTACACACAATATCTCAAGCGGACCAATCTCATGCTTCAGCAAGGATTGAATGTTGCAGATGTAGCTTATTTTATAGGTGAAGATGCCCCTGCAATGACAGGTGTAACTGATCCTGAGTTGCCGGTTGGTTACCAGTTTGACTATATGAATGCAGAGGTGATTGAAAAGTACATGACAGTGAAAGACGGATTGATCTCCTTACCACATGGCACACAATATCGCATGATGGTTTTACCAAAATTAAGTACCATGCGGCCGTCCGTATTAGCAAAGATCAAACAACTTATTATGGATGGCGCAGTTATTCTCGGACCTGCGCCGCAACGTTCGCCTAGTTTACAAGGACAGCCTGCTGCCGATCAACAGATAGCTGTTATGGCAAAAGAAATATGGGGAAACGTTGATGGTATAAAAGTAAAAATGAGAAAAGCGGGCAAAGGCATCATCATGAATGGAATGACGATGAAAGAAGCACTTGCTGTGATCAATTGTATTCCTGATTGCAGCTTGCCGAATGATCGATCCATTCACTATGGTCACAGGCAAGTAAATGGAATGGAGATATATTTTTTATCTAATCAAACAACTGTTACAAAAGAAGTAACACCGCAGTTTAGAGTAACAGGTCTGCAACCGGAAATATGGGAAGCTGTTACTGGCTCTATTCGTGATTTGCCTGCCTATACACAAACGGAAAGCAGCACAGCCGTGCCATTGAAGCTTGCCCCGTATGAAAGCGTCTTCATTGTATTTCGTAAAGCAATCAACAACAAGTCTACTGTAAATATTGCTGCTAATTATCCTTCAGCAACTACACTCGTAAATTTAAAAGGTCCATGGATGGTGAAGTTTGATTCTTTACAAAGAGGGCCATCCTCACCTGTTGTTTTCGATACGTTAATGGATTGGACAAAGTCAGGGGATGATCGCATTAAATATTATTCCGGAACTGCTATTTATAATACTACGTTTAATTTAGACAAACTTCCCGCACACAACAATATCAGCATATCACTTGGCTCCGTTACAGCGATGGCTAAAGTTTTTGTAAACGGAACCTATGCCGGTGGTTTGTGGACGGCACCTTACAAATTGGATATTTCAAAACTTATGAAAGAAGGAAAAAACGAAGTAAAGATTGAAGTGGTAAATAACTGGATGAATCGATTGATCGGCGATAGCAAACTGCCCAAGGAAGAACGACCTACGTGGAGTCCGTTTAATACTTACAAAGCAACCAGTACATTGCAACCTTCCGGATTGTTTGGTCCTGTAAAAATTGAATACGTCAAAAGCAAATAGCGTTAAAGCCCTTCAGCTAATACTTCATACCGGCATGAGTTTTATAGAAACAAAAAACGGACAACCTTTCAAAAAATCGGGGTTGTCCGTTAAGGCGGAAAAAAAAGAACGAAATTTGAGCCGATTGATGGATAATTTGGCCTTATTAGCCGATTTGAAATACTGCTTAGAAAACCAAGTTTATCGATGAACATTCGTTTTTTCAACAAAAATTAACTTAAAGATTCATAGTACGAAAAGCAGCCAAATTCTATGGGGTATGTTAGGTTTCACTTCTGGCCACCGAAAATTATTGTACCTGCCTTTCGACAAACAGTTGCTATTCGCACAATCCACTACTGCTTATAATCGTGCATAGTGGGATTATCAACGATTAACCAGGAAAAATATATAAATATTTTGCAGGTAAAAAAAGCTGCAACATCGGGCTGTGTGCAGTCCTGCCACATAGTGTTGTGACCCCGCTGCAAGTATAACCAACAAGATTAAAATAAGATGAACAGGTCAATAATAACAAAGGCATATGTTTTTCGCATTTACCAATACATGATTTGAAAGTCATCTCCGAAAGGAATGCCCCTGTTTTACAACTTTTTTATTTCAAACTGCCATAAATGGTATTTGTGATTTTATCAACAAAATCTTTGTGAGAATTGGGAGTATGCTGAGTCATAATCAGGCAGATCAGTTTTTCTTTTGGATCGGCCCAATAGTATGAACCGTAGAATCCACCCCACGAAAATGAACCTTTATTCTGCATCTTTAAGTTTGCAGTTTTTTCGGTTGTATATTCAAACCCAAGGCAAAAATTATTATCACCAAATACATTATCGGCCAACTGCGGACTTAACATCAATTCTACAGTGCGCCTTCCCAATATTTGTTTGTTATTGTACCTGCCACCATTTAAAAGCATTTGGAGAAAAATGGAATAATCAAATGCTGTTGACGACAATCCTGATCCCCCCGAAAAAGTATTTTTTTGAAACAACGGATACCCGGGGTCTATATTTCTAAACGTAGGCGACCATTCAATGATATAATTATTTTCATCCTCTGTATAAACAGTTGGAATCCTGCCGGCCTTTGTTGCC is part of the Lacibacter sediminis genome and harbors:
- a CDS encoding RagB/SusD family nutrient uptake outer membrane protein is translated as MKNIHILILLVSLTNVSCKKLLETEPGFPTSSNFFRNKQEIDLAINGIYDPLFSGYPFYQEGLNERARHAYLGTDESTSNQRVSNNDYPTHYNSTSASSYVRGWWGIFFGGIERANIFLENIDNSTTLSKDEKDAYIGEAKFLRAHYLFLATQWFGDIPLRKSSTKSLADAQIAFTKSKEVYDYVIAEMTEAENLLSSRTASKVSYNERVTQTVVQGILARVCLFAAGAPVNDTKRYAEASAWAQKVIASGLHKLTPDYQQVFINHSSNVYDNVNRETMWQISAITGLTDATLREQWVPRVGITATSGLLATVSGWERTNPRAYYTYASGDLRRDWNIAPFWYGNSSATTPNPMTYFAAADSKWNREPGKWRRYYEPITTTAGLVSSQCFPLLRYADVLLMFAEAEGIANGPSSIGTIAGISPVDAINLVRRRGYGETKNSRGIASVTVLTGGSGYRAGTTPPITFVGGTRNLRTQTIAGRPYLNEDPRATGVVTGGAVTKVNLVTTGDCYQTLPTVVVGTAWTASTAYTLNTQVVNGGRLYTVTTAGTSGATGPTHTSGAVANGTATLTYAGVAATAVAEFPPSADLSTSDYNSAEKFIKLIRDERLRELAFENLRRQDLKRWGILIETVRKIGVEVGSGSDELNPDGTKLYGPYTIPRNAAPFNAASNIFSTGPNNISEKDIFLPIPLSEILYNKLSTQNPGF
- a CDS encoding SusC/RagA family TonB-linked outer membrane protein; translated protein: MNAMSPYNLYSKKCISFSNAVTVFRMLPVLILMLVIQSIAFAGKTKSNAASTEFLSLNHSFTADSVVVNGTVTAEDGNNPLPDVTVTLKGTRRATSTNADGNFSIKVPAKSAVLVFSSVGYELQEIRVSNTVVLNVKMKESVNELSEVVVSVDLGYGNVQKRKDLTGSIGTVSVKEIQKAPVRSFEEALGGRIAGVQVQARDGQPGDNFNIVIRGASSINNSNAPLYIIDGLAVEDPNNNNLNPNEIESITVLKDASSTAIYGSRAANGVVIINTKQGSGKKAVFSYRSFFGVSRTNKKFDLMNAEEFINLQFEIDSVFTNEKYFNKNSITGLPVDPARPVYSAKDYARAKSLDFQDLIFQDAPFHNHFFSVDGGDGKSTKYLVSGGYTNQKGLLVNSGFTRYQGRLNLDQRLTNKMKITANINYSHTKSYGTFPRNQESMSSLANDPRNNLLYRAWIYRPTTINFDSSGLDEALFDDEPGAGSNPQLVINPLISLKNQYNARFTNTFFSSIVFNYDITKQIKYRLNAGVSIANGRNEQFDNEFTNSGRSTTLGPNGSLANTQTNNFTLDNILTYTKSLRKKSSFSVTALASQQWRRTHNTSITANQVVNSGLGIRGLTSGVIQPVFQQGYSDANLLGFGTTADYKLFGRYILKGSFRADGSSKFAEGKKWGYFPSGGIAWRVDEEKFMQGVNFIKDLKARVNYGLTGNNRISDFPYLSPIGFSNVSGVVVNNQYLNGYYIQRLGNKDLKWETTSQFDAGLEFSTFKGRLGIELDYYKKKTRDLLLNASFPISSGYTSGLINVGKIQNTGFEITLNTEVLNKKNFSWNNSFNISFNNNKLLELADGAQNLINAAETKYTFPNYITQVGQSIGQFYGFTYVGVYQYADFDKLPNGVYALKDDVKAPNGGLLGATRTTVMPGDPKYKDINNDGVIDDNDQGIIGRALPKFYGGFNNNIRYKNISLTLFFNFSYGNQAMNMNRFYLESGSTISQNQFASYNDRWTPTNPSNYAPRVRANSINVSSSRIIEDASFIRLKTAQISYTISAKAAKKLGMKSVSVNASGQNLFILTKYTGTDPEINTLGTGLFPAYDFSAYPYATTVTFGINITF
- a CDS encoding glycosyl hydrolase, encoding MNSLLFISRFIKKRVSKLPVLAVILILCIDSLSAQTLEKGFINPPDSIQTSVYWYWISDNISKEGVIKDLHAMKAAGINRAFIGNIGLENVPYGKVKMLSDEWWEILHVALKTATALNIDIGIFNSPGWSQSGGPWIKPKEAMRYLTSSSMRVKGPVHFSKKLEKPAEHFEDVKLIAYPVSKNDNLQLNSTNCSIRSFPSTSNLVNLIDGNKKTGIVFPSGKSFTLQLDTKTPFTARSISISTTEKLMFAKAKLQEKNAKGQYQTIREFDINRSNASLNVGFDPYAPIVISFRAATASSFRLIIEDAIAGNGLAEVTLSSAPLVERYSEKTFAKMHPTPLPSWNDYKWPMQTEIDDKATATDPSKVLDISKYLSADGTLTWNVPAGEWMIMRSGMTATGVVNGPASPEATGLEVDKMSRQHVEKHFDAFIGEVLKRIPEKDRTCFKVVVQDSYEMGGQNFTDDFLAEFKKRYGYDALPYLPVYQGKVVKDQLSSDRFLWDMRRMVADKVAYDYVGGLRDVSHKHGLTTWLENYGHWGFPSEFLMYGGQSDEIAGEFWSEGELGNIENRAASSCGHIYGKTKISAESNTFAGDPFSRYPASMKQRGDRFFAEGINNTLLHVYITQPYEEKNPGMNAWFGNEFNRKNTWFSQMDVYTQYLKRTNLMLQQGLNVADVAYFIGEDAPAMTGVTDPELPVGYQFDYMNAEVIEKYMTVKDGLISLPHGTQYRMMVLPKLSTMRPSVLAKIKQLIMDGAVILGPAPQRSPSLQGQPAADQQIAVMAKEIWGNVDGIKVKMRKAGKGIIMNGMTMKEALAVINCIPDCSLPNDRSIHYGHRQVNGMEIYFLSNQTTVTKEVTPQFRVTGLQPEIWEAVTGSIRDLPAYTQTESSTAVPLKLAPYESVFIVFRKAINNKSTVNIAANYPSATTLVNLKGPWMVKFDSLQRGPSSPVVFDTLMDWTKSGDDRIKYYSGTAIYNTTFNLDKLPAHNNISISLGSVTAMAKVFVNGTYAGGLWTAPYKLDISKLMKEGKNEVKIEVVNNWMNRLIGDSKLPKEERPTWSPFNTYKATSTLQPSGLFGPVKIEYVKSK